The following proteins are co-located in the Gloeocapsa sp. PCC 7428 genome:
- a CDS encoding potassium-transporting ATPase subunit F, with amino-acid sequence MPLQLFLVLCLNLAIAPAVYAAVDGVQRRQAWAIGLLGLVTLGLTIYLFDVVFRPERY; translated from the coding sequence TTGCCTTTGCAGCTTTTTTTGGTATTGTGTTTGAATTTGGCGATCGCACCAGCGGTTTATGCGGCGGTTGATGGCGTGCAACGTCGTCAGGCTTGGGCAATTGGTTTACTTGGATTAGTTACTTTGGGTTTAACAATTTACTTATTTGATGTCGTTTTTCGACCGGAGCGCTATTAG
- the kdpC gene encoding K(+)-transporting ATPase subunit C: MSIVRDVTRSIRITFVLWLLTAVIYPAIMIVIGQVFFPFQANGSIVQNLEGQNVGSALIGQVFTSDRYFQSRPSAVNYSSFTQQERDSENIGQGTGVSGASNLAPSNPDLLARINETVSQLEERAIAPSADLVYASGSGLDPHITVEAAFNQLERVAQARNLSPEEIAPLIAKHTQGRFLWVFGEPGVNVLNLNRELDVLQAPLE, from the coding sequence ATGTCTATAGTGCGCGATGTTACAAGATCAATTCGCATCACTTTTGTGCTGTGGCTGCTAACCGCAGTGATTTATCCCGCAATTATGATTGTTATTGGTCAAGTTTTCTTTCCGTTTCAAGCTAACGGTAGCATTGTCCAAAACCTAGAAGGACAAAATGTCGGTTCTGCATTGATTGGGCAAGTCTTTACTTCAGATCGCTATTTCCAAAGTCGCCCTAGTGCGGTGAACTACAGCAGCTTTACTCAACAAGAACGCGATTCAGAAAATATCGGACAAGGAACCGGTGTATCGGGCGCGAGTAACTTGGCTCCGAGTAATCCTGATCTACTCGCACGCATTAATGAAACTGTTTCACAGCTAGAAGAACGCGCAATTGCACCTAGTGCGGATCTTGTTTATGCTTCGGGTTCTGGTTTAGATCCGCATATTACAGTAGAAGCCGCGTTTAATCAACTAGAACGAGTTGCCCAGGCGCGTAATTTATCTCCTGAGGAAATTGCTCCTTTGATTGCTAAACACACGCAAGGCAGATTTCTATGGGTTTTTGGCGAACCAGGAGTCAATGTGTTGAATTTAAATCGCGAGCTAGACGTTTTACAAGCTCCGCTAGAGTAG
- a CDS encoding type II toxin-antitoxin system HicB family antitoxin codes for MKVFTAIVENSETNLYVGYVPGFPGAHSQGETLDELHENLHEVIEMLLEDQEQVFDTFVGTQQIIIQ; via the coding sequence ATGAAAGTGTTTACCGCTATTGTTGAGAATTCAGAGACTAACCTCTATGTAGGTTATGTACCTGGATTTCCTGGAGCGCACTCTCAAGGAGAAACCTTGGACGAGTTACACGAGAATCTGCATGAGGTCATTGAAATGCTTCTGGAGGATCAAGAACAAGTGTTCGATACATTCGTCGGCACGCAACAGATTATTATCCAGTAA
- a CDS encoding type II toxin-antitoxin system HicA family toxin produces MSSIPVLKPQEVVRILENLGFVEVRQKGSHKQFRHTDGPTTVPFHKGRDISPKLLRQIAIDINLTVEEMLESR; encoded by the coding sequence ATGAGCAGTATACCTGTTCTCAAACCACAAGAGGTAGTTCGCATCTTGGAGAACCTTGGCTTTGTGGAGGTGCGTCAGAAAGGCTCACACAAGCAGTTTCGTCATACAGATGGTCCTACGACAGTTCCCTTTCACAAGGGACGCGATATTTCACCTAAGTTGCTGCGACAAATTGCAATTGATATTAATTTAACAGTTGAAGAGATGTTAGAGTCACGGTGA
- a CDS encoding universal stress protein, whose amino-acid sequence MSENTTIRPARKGKHKIFIGMAPGVGKTYRMLEEAHALKQEGIDVVIGLLETHGRKETAQKADGLELIPRKEIVRGGLTLTEMDTEAILARSPQLALIDELAHTNVPGSEREKRYQDVEVILAAGIDVYSTVNIQHIESLNDLVARITGVVVRERVPDRLIEEADEVVVIDVTPETLEERLLEGKIYAPEKIHQALANFFQRRNLIALRELALREVADNVEEDAIALTANSPNEQLAGQTCNIHERVLVCVSTYPNSLQLIRRGARLAGYMNAPLYAVFVANPDRFLTKAESLHLETCEHLCQEFGGTFIRVTNHNIAQAIADVAKQYRITQIVIGESQRSRWKILLRGSLTQQLVRLLKNIDIHIISSEKNAEFNGVAPVG is encoded by the coding sequence GTGTCTGAAAACACTACAATTCGCCCAGCGCGTAAAGGTAAGCACAAAATTTTTATTGGGATGGCTCCAGGAGTTGGTAAAACTTACCGAATGCTCGAAGAAGCCCACGCACTCAAACAAGAAGGTATTGATGTTGTGATTGGGTTACTCGAAACTCATGGACGTAAGGAAACTGCACAAAAAGCTGATGGATTAGAACTGATCCCCCGTAAAGAAATTGTTCGGGGCGGGTTGACGCTAACAGAAATGGACACAGAGGCAATTTTAGCGCGATCGCCACAACTCGCACTCATCGACGAATTAGCACATACGAATGTCCCTGGTTCTGAACGCGAAAAGCGCTATCAAGATGTGGAAGTTATTCTAGCTGCGGGTATTGACGTTTACTCAACTGTAAATATTCAACACATCGAAAGTCTCAATGACTTGGTAGCACGCATTACAGGTGTCGTCGTTAGAGAACGCGTTCCGGACCGCTTAATTGAGGAAGCTGATGAAGTTGTCGTTATTGATGTAACTCCAGAAACTTTAGAAGAACGCTTACTTGAAGGGAAAATTTACGCTCCCGAAAAAATTCATCAAGCACTCGCTAACTTTTTTCAACGACGCAACTTGATTGCTTTACGCGAACTCGCACTGCGCGAAGTTGCTGATAATGTCGAAGAAGATGCAATCGCACTCACCGCTAATTCCCCAAATGAGCAACTCGCCGGACAAACTTGTAATATCCACGAGCGTGTTTTAGTCTGCGTCTCTACCTATCCCAATTCGTTGCAATTAATACGTCGTGGAGCGCGGCTAGCAGGTTATATGAATGCTCCTTTGTACGCTGTTTTTGTGGCGAATCCCGATCGCTTTTTAACTAAAGCGGAAAGTTTACACCTCGAAACTTGCGAACATCTGTGTCAAGAATTTGGCGGGACGTTTATCCGCGTCACAAATCACAATATCGCACAAGCGATCGCCGATGTTGCTAAACAATACCGGATTACCCAAATTGTCATCGGCGAAAGTCAGCGATCGCGTTGGAAAATTCTCTTGCGTGGTTCTCTGACGCAACAATTAGTACGGTTGCTGAAAAATATTGATATTCATATTATTAGCTCGGAGAAAAACGCTGAGTTTAATGGTGTGGCTCCAGTAGGATAA
- a CDS encoding anhydro-N-acetylmuramic acid kinase translates to MLVIGLISGTSVDGIDAALVDISGTDSDIKVEFLAGETYPYPTKLRQQILAVCAGEALSMAQLAELDDAIAQTFAQAAQHLQINHSSVELIGSHGQTVYHRPPQRRGEGHEGQGSALPALEGFADILGYSLQLGRGAVIAELTQIPTVSNFRAGDIAAKGHGAPLVPRVDAYLLSHPHEARCVQNIGGIGNVAYLPPRSHPDWLEKVRGWDTGPGNSLLDLAVQHFTNGTQTYDANGEWASSGTPCHTLVEKWLSQDYFQLPPPKSTGRELFGWDYLQACLADTTALNLSVADTLATLTELTAVSIVHSYQTFLPQQSDRVLLCGGGSRNLYLKRRLQELLAPLPVQTTDEIGLSANFKEAIAFAVLAYWRMLNLPGNLPQATGATQPVLLGEMHLPI, encoded by the coding sequence ATGCTTGTAATTGGTTTAATCAGCGGTACTTCAGTTGATGGCATTGATGCTGCCTTAGTTGATATTTCTGGTACAGATAGCGATATCAAAGTTGAGTTCTTAGCAGGAGAAACTTATCCTTATCCGACAAAGTTAAGACAACAGATCCTCGCAGTTTGTGCGGGGGAAGCGCTTTCGATGGCACAATTGGCAGAATTAGACGATGCGATCGCCCAAACTTTTGCCCAAGCAGCACAACACTTGCAAATCAATCACTCTTCCGTAGAACTCATTGGTTCGCACGGTCAGACAGTGTATCATCGACCACCCCAAAGAAGGGGCGAGGGGCATGAGGGGCAAGGCAGTGCCTTACCCGCACTCGAGGGGTTTGCTGACATCCTAGGATATAGTCTTCAATTAGGACGTGGTGCTGTGATTGCGGAATTAACTCAAATTCCAACAGTGAGTAACTTTCGCGCAGGTGATATTGCTGCTAAAGGTCATGGTGCGCCCTTAGTTCCCCGCGTCGATGCGTATCTTTTGAGTCATCCTCACGAGGCGCGTTGCGTGCAAAATATTGGCGGAATTGGTAACGTTGCCTATTTACCACCGCGATCGCATCCCGACTGGTTGGAAAAAGTGCGCGGTTGGGATACAGGACCTGGAAATTCGCTGTTAGATTTAGCAGTACAGCATTTTACCAATGGTACTCAAACTTACGATGCTAACGGTGAGTGGGCATCTAGCGGCACTCCTTGTCATACATTAGTAGAAAAATGGCTCAGTCAAGATTACTTTCAACTCCCACCACCAAAATCGACAGGAAGAGAACTTTTTGGCTGGGACTATTTACAAGCTTGTCTAGCTGACACGACAGCACTAAATTTAAGCGTCGCTGATACTTTAGCAACTCTCACAGAATTAACTGCTGTCTCAATTGTCCACAGTTACCAAACTTTCTTACCACAGCAAAGCGATCGCGTACTATTATGCGGTGGCGGTAGTCGGAATCTCTACTTAAAACGCCGATTACAAGAATTACTCGCACCACTTCCCGTACAAACGACAGACGAAATCGGACTGAGTGCCAATTTTAAAGAAGCGATCGCCTTCGCTGTTCTTGCGTACTGGAGAATGCTCAACCTCCCTGGTAACTTACCGCAAGCAACTGGTGCAACGCAACCAGTACTCCTCGGAGAAATGCATTTACCAATATAA
- a CDS encoding serine/threonine-protein kinase — MTDPNIGRLIAQRYQLQELIGTGAMGQVYLANDLLLGGVPVAIKFLALSIQNNKIRVQERFEREAKTCALLGQKSIHIVRVMDYGVDENRIPYYVMEYLQGESLSEIVRIQPLTLTRFLSFARQLGLGLQAAHDGIPVDGELCPIIHRDIKPSNVLVTPNPSFGELVKILDFGIAKLLQSDSSQTNYYLGTWAYSSPEQIEGKELDNRSDIYSLGVMMFEMLTGKMPVQANTNSFGGWYKAHHFHAPRSFSEINPRLELPQALERLVMRCLAKNPSDRPQNINEILQTITSLEQHEPVQFTAQDKNIPASPQTNLASTLEKYSITAAGIDELPYWPKNKPIADIVFPHPIRVQNQLTATLWVMLPKQEIEKRLQGTRYNQFLFLNAPHPMILWLTVLHSQEHTPKWLPYYLDLKSSQGMELAKLLLETGYYKILLFTRESPQRAFACLQTEIAPAQRQLLQQWVAMSQSAVSTASPQLSRGLLKKELEKIKPQVIMKLAAVDS; from the coding sequence ATGACAGATCCCAACATTGGTCGCTTAATTGCTCAGCGGTATCAACTTCAAGAACTCATTGGAACAGGAGCTATGGGTCAAGTTTATCTCGCCAATGACCTATTGTTGGGTGGTGTACCTGTTGCCATTAAATTTCTCGCACTCTCGATTCAAAACAACAAAATTAGAGTACAGGAACGATTTGAACGCGAGGCTAAAACTTGCGCGCTTCTTGGTCAAAAAAGTATTCACATTGTCCGCGTCATGGACTACGGCGTAGACGAAAATCGAATTCCATATTATGTAATGGAATACTTGCAAGGAGAAAGTTTAAGTGAGATTGTCCGAATACAACCACTCACTTTGACACGGTTTTTGAGTTTTGCACGTCAACTCGGCTTAGGACTTCAAGCAGCACATGATGGTATTCCGGTTGATGGGGAACTTTGTCCGATTATTCACCGTGACATCAAGCCCAGCAATGTTTTAGTCACACCCAACCCTAGTTTTGGGGAATTAGTCAAGATTCTCGATTTTGGGATTGCGAAACTACTACAATCAGATAGTTCTCAAACAAACTACTACTTGGGAACATGGGCGTATTCCTCGCCTGAACAAATTGAGGGTAAGGAACTCGATAATCGGTCAGATATCTACAGTTTGGGCGTAATGATGTTTGAAATGTTAACAGGTAAGATGCCTGTACAAGCAAATACCAACTCGTTTGGTGGTTGGTATAAAGCACATCACTTCCACGCACCGCGCTCCTTTAGCGAAATAAATCCTCGCTTGGAATTACCACAGGCGTTAGAACGTTTAGTCATGCGCTGTCTAGCTAAAAATCCCAGCGATCGCCCCCAAAATATCAATGAGATTCTCCAAACGATTACATCTCTAGAACAACACGAGCCAGTACAATTTACTGCCCAAGATAAAAATATACCAGCTTCCCCGCAGACCAATCTTGCTAGTACGCTTGAGAAGTATTCAATTACTGCTGCGGGTATTGATGAACTACCTTATTGGCCAAAAAATAAACCAATCGCAGATATTGTTTTTCCGCATCCAATCCGCGTACAAAATCAACTAACTGCCACTTTATGGGTAATGCTACCAAAACAAGAGATCGAAAAACGGCTACAAGGTACGCGTTACAACCAATTTTTATTTCTAAATGCTCCGCATCCAATGATTTTATGGCTTACTGTCTTACACAGCCAGGAACATACGCCCAAATGGCTACCCTACTACTTAGACTTGAAATCTTCTCAAGGTATGGAGTTAGCAAAACTCTTACTCGAAACTGGATACTATAAAATTCTATTGTTTACGCGTGAATCTCCGCAGCGTGCGTTTGCTTGTCTGCAAACTGAGATTGCACCTGCACAACGCCAATTATTACAACAGTGGGTTGCTATGAGTCAAAGTGCGGTTTCTACCGCCTCTCCACAGCTTAGCCGCGGTCTTCTAAAAAAAGAGCTAGAAAAAATTAAGCCACAAGTAATTATGAAGTTAGCAGCAGTGGACAGTTGA
- a CDS encoding NblA/ycf18 family protein — translation MDQPIELSLEQQFSIRSFETQVQNMSHEQAKDFLVKLYQQMVMREATYKQLLKHHWGLEGGSWA, via the coding sequence ATGGATCAGCCGATCGAACTTTCTTTGGAACAACAGTTCAGTATCCGCTCCTTTGAAACACAAGTACAGAACATGAGCCACGAGCAAGCCAAAGACTTCTTGGTTAAGCTCTATCAACAGATGGTGATGCGCGAAGCAACGTACAAGCAACTGCTGAAGCATCACTGGGGATTAGAAGGAGGTAGCTGGGCTTAA
- a CDS encoding Stp1/IreP family PP2C-type Ser/Thr phosphatase gives MKLRFTGLSNPGLVRFSNQDAYYIDPEGRFFIVADGMGGHTGGEEASRIATQVIRDYLLQHWKSDLATKVLLENAFKQANLAIVREQQLQPQCGDMGTTAVAVVFRDQQPAIAHVGDSRLYLFRGAALQQITADHTWVNMALHQGDITQEEARAHPWRHILLRCLGREELDQIDLQTLNVQSGDRLLLCSDGLTEELADEEIAFHLQSNPAIEKATAALLKAALASGGHDNITVAIIELE, from the coding sequence ATGAAACTGCGCTTCACGGGTCTTAGTAACCCAGGGTTGGTACGCTTCTCGAATCAGGATGCTTACTACATTGATCCGGAAGGGCGATTCTTTATTGTCGCTGATGGTATGGGCGGTCATACAGGCGGCGAAGAGGCGAGTCGTATTGCAACACAAGTTATTCGCGATTATCTATTGCAACATTGGAAGAGCGATCTCGCAACGAAAGTCTTATTAGAAAATGCTTTTAAGCAGGCTAATCTTGCGATTGTTCGAGAACAACAATTACAGCCGCAATGCGGTGATATGGGAACAACCGCCGTCGCTGTCGTTTTTCGCGACCAACAGCCCGCGATCGCGCACGTTGGTGATTCGCGCCTGTATCTGTTTCGTGGTGCAGCACTACAACAAATCACCGCAGACCATACTTGGGTGAATATGGCTTTGCACCAAGGTGATATTACGCAAGAAGAAGCCCGCGCGCATCCCTGGAGACATATTCTGTTGCGCTGTTTGGGTCGCGAGGAGCTAGATCAAATTGACCTGCAAACGCTCAACGTTCAAAGTGGCGATCGCTTGCTGCTATGCTCAGATGGATTGACAGAAGAACTCGCTGACGAAGAAATTGCTTTTCATCTTCAATCAAACCCTGCGATCGAGAAAGCAACGGCTGCCTTATTGAAAGCTGCCTTAGCAAGCGGTGGGCATGATAATATCACCGTAGCGATCATTGAACTTGAGTAA
- a CDS encoding ABC1 kinase family protein, which yields MKTLRYTNNLETGYKEKSYRWNRENYSSKRRFVDIWLFVIRLLAGFWYNNKSWSYSGGVTDAKRSARRKRQAIWIRNKLLDLGPTFIKVGQLFSTRADLFPSEYVEELAKLQDKVPAFSYAQVETIIEQELGKKLPELFTSFEPIPIAAASLGQVHKAQLHSGEIVVVKVQRPGLRKLFEIDLKILRGITQYFQNHPKWGRGRDWIGIYEECCRILWEEIEYINEGRNADTFRRNFRAYDWVKVPRVYWRYTSSRVLTLEYVPGIKISHYEALEAAGIDRKLVARQGAEAYLQQLLNDGFFHADPHPGNIAVSPEGSLIFYDFGMMGQIKTGVREQLMKTLFGIAQKDAQQVMDSLVALGALAPTDDMGPVRRSIQYMLDHFMDKPFENQSVAAISDDLYEIAYDQPFRFPATFTFVMRAFSTLEGVGKGLDPEFNFMEVARPFAMDLMTNGNGIEGNSFLNELGRQAAQVGSTAFGLPRRLEDTLEKLERGDIRVRVRSIETERLLRRQSNLQLGTNYTIIISAFTLSATLLFVNHYIWLAIIAAAIAAVVGVALVRLLIRLDRYDRMY from the coding sequence GTGAAAACCCTACGGTATACCAATAATCTGGAGACGGGCTATAAAGAAAAGTCCTACCGTTGGAATCGGGAAAATTACTCAAGCAAACGCCGTTTTGTTGACATCTGGCTGTTTGTGATTCGATTGCTGGCTGGTTTTTGGTACAACAATAAATCATGGAGTTATTCAGGTGGAGTTACTGACGCCAAGCGGAGTGCGCGACGCAAACGCCAGGCTATTTGGATTCGCAATAAGCTGCTAGACTTGGGACCGACTTTTATTAAGGTAGGTCAGCTATTTTCGACGCGTGCAGATTTGTTTCCGAGTGAATACGTCGAAGAACTTGCTAAGCTGCAAGACAAAGTACCCGCCTTTAGTTACGCGCAAGTAGAAACAATTATTGAGCAAGAACTCGGCAAAAAACTTCCTGAACTCTTCACAAGTTTTGAACCGATTCCGATCGCCGCCGCGAGCTTAGGTCAAGTTCATAAAGCACAACTGCACTCAGGCGAAATCGTTGTTGTTAAGGTACAGCGTCCAGGATTACGCAAGCTTTTTGAAATTGATTTAAAAATTCTCCGAGGAATTACGCAATACTTCCAAAATCATCCTAAATGGGGGCGCGGTCGCGATTGGATTGGAATTTATGAAGAGTGCTGCCGCATTTTGTGGGAGGAAATTGAGTATATCAATGAAGGGCGGAATGCGGATACTTTTCGGCGCAATTTTCGCGCTTACGATTGGGTAAAAGTCCCCAGAGTTTATTGGCGTTACACGTCTTCCAGAGTACTGACTCTAGAATACGTACCTGGAATTAAGATTAGCCACTATGAAGCACTAGAAGCCGCAGGAATCGACAGAAAATTGGTAGCGCGTCAAGGTGCTGAAGCATACTTACAACAGCTACTCAATGATGGTTTCTTTCATGCCGATCCCCATCCAGGTAATATTGCGGTCAGTCCAGAGGGATCGCTGATCTTCTACGATTTCGGCATGATGGGGCAGATCAAAACGGGCGTGCGCGAACAACTCATGAAAACGCTGTTTGGTATTGCCCAAAAAGACGCACAACAAGTGATGGATTCTTTAGTAGCATTGGGAGCACTGGCACCCACTGATGATATGGGTCCTGTACGGCGCTCGATTCAGTATATGCTCGATCACTTTATGGATAAGCCATTTGAGAATCAATCGGTGGCGGCAATTAGTGACGATCTATACGAAATTGCTTACGACCAGCCCTTTCGCTTTCCGGCAACTTTTACGTTTGTGATGCGGGCATTTTCAACATTAGAGGGTGTCGGTAAGGGCTTAGATCCAGAATTTAATTTTATGGAAGTTGCTAGACCTTTTGCGATGGATCTTATGACTAACGGCAATGGTATTGAAGGCAATAGCTTTCTGAACGAATTAGGTCGCCAAGCAGCACAGGTAGGTAGTACTGCCTTCGGACTGCCAAGACGTCTAGAGGATACACTAGAAAAGCTAGAACGGGGTGATATTCGCGTGCGCGTACGTTCAATCGAAACCGAGCGGCTATTACGTCGGCAAAGTAACCTGCAATTAGGAACAAACTACACGATAATTATCAGTGCTTTTACCCTGTCCGCTACGCTATTATTCGTCAATCATTATATATGGCTGGCAATCATTGCTGCGGCGATCGCCGCAGTAGTAGGGGTAGCGCTTGTTCGACTGCTCATCCGCCTTGACCGATACGACCGAATGTATTGA
- a CDS encoding DUF6825 family protein, translated as MSNPFVQAFFVGRAVAEIFNEQLENTLTDALSELGKLDAELREQMRQFSDEVMERANREMEMTTRGRTTTTIVTPDTQPVDTQAMIDDLRAEIALLRTEIQRYRSNSGTSN; from the coding sequence ATGAGTAATCCTTTTGTCCAAGCTTTTTTTGTCGGTAGAGCCGTTGCTGAAATTTTCAACGAGCAGCTAGAAAATACCTTAACAGACGCGCTCAGCGAACTAGGTAAACTCGATGCCGAACTCAGAGAACAAATGCGCCAGTTTTCGGATGAAGTCATGGAACGGGCTAATCGGGAAATGGAAATGACCACCAGAGGTAGAACGACAACGACAATTGTTACCCCAGATACCCAACCTGTAGATACACAGGCAATGATTGACGACCTCCGCGCCGAAATTGCCTTATTACGTACAGAAATACAGCGTTATCGCAGTAATTCTGGCACAAGCAACTAA